The Chloroflexota bacterium genome includes the window TACCACTTTGTGTATTCCAACGAAAGGATTGCCGGTTATTTCTTGATGAGAGGTATAAACACCGGAATCGTTCCGCGTGGCATCGCGGTTGTGATCGGACCATACGTCGTCCGCGCGCCATTCCGCGCGATTTCGACGAGACGGTATTGCGCCGTTTGTCCTTCAGGAACCGACGTGTCTCTCACGGAATAGAGCGCCCCGCCCCCCGCGCCTTTCGCGGGAATGAACGCGCCGACCGGCGAAAAGGTCTTGCCATCCAACGCGCGTTCGAGTTGAAAACCGGACGTATCCACTTCCGTCATGGTTTGCCATTCGACCGTAATCCCCGTCGCATCCGGTTTGGCTTCCAAGCGCGCGAGTGTAACTGCCGTTGGCGTGTTAGGACCGATTCCAAAGGTCGAGAACGAGGACACACTGGCTTGGACATAGACCCCATTCGCATCACTGCCGCCCGTGCCAGAAATTTTTTCCCAACCGGTACTGCTGTTGCAATGGAAGATCGCCAAGTTGTATGGACTTGATGTTGTGTTTCCATTTGCCTCATTCGGGTTGCTGGCGGAAAAGTACAGCCGCATCGTATATGTTCCGCCTACCTGCTGTGGTACGATGTCGAACAACTTCAAGACCGGAGTTCCAGACAACGTAGTTGTTCCACAAGTCGTTGGTTGGAGATTCGACGTAACGGTCACCGCCGTCGTCCAAAGACTAACTCCTGCCGTTTTGGTCAGTAGCACTGCATCGCGATTCCGGGCATCCTTGAATGTCCAGGTGTTATAGTTGATGATATACTGGGACGGCGTTTCGCGGCGCAGTTTGCCATTCTGAATGAACTGGGTACAACTGCCGCCGGTGGCGGCGCTGATAAAGTCATCCGTCACGTCCACCGTGGTGTTGGCGTTGATGGTGATATTGCAGAAAGCGAGTGTGCCTTCGGTTTGGGTTGGCAAATTCACCGTGACGACGCCGTTCTTGGCAAAGACGACTGTGCCGGTGCCGGCGTTCCAAGTTCCGCTTGTGGTCCAGTTCCCATTCACAGTCAGCGTCGAACTGCCAGCATTCCAGGTTCCACTAGAGAGATTGAAATCATTGATTGTTAGTGTCGAACTATTCGCGTTCCAGGTTCCGCCATAGAGATTCATATTACCGGCGGTCATCGTCCAACTGTTGGCATTCCAGGTGGTGCCGTTGTACAGAGACACATCGCTCGTGGTGATATTACCAACCACATTCAGCGTCACATTCTTGTTGACGGTTACACTTTCCGAATAAGTTCCGGCGTAGACGGTTACTGTTCCGCCGGTCCTGACATTGTTCATCGCTTCGTTAATCGTCGCGTAGCAGGGTATGTTACCGCCGCACACCAAATCGTCATCGGCATATACATTTGTTTGCGTCGGTGGGGTAAGGTCCGCGGTCCATGCGCCGCGTCCATGGGTGCCAGCAATCAACACGGTTGTACCAGTACTGTTTCCGCCGCCCATCCATTGCAAGTCCTCCACAGCAACGTTGGCAGGACCATCGCCGTTGCGCCCGGTTCCGGTGGGCACATTCCAGGTCGCGCCCGTATCTACGCTGGCAAAGATACCAATCTCGGTGCCAACATAAAGCCAGGCACTGTTGCTGGGATTGATCGCCACTGCATAGATTGGTACTTGCGGCAGATTGCTGGTGATGCTGGTCCAAGTTGTCCCGCCATCCGTTGTACGCCAGAGGCGATTTGTACCAAAGCCGTTAAATCCCACATAGACGATACTGCTATTGTTCTTATCAATCGCGATACTGCCTATCTGCGTCCCAGGATTATTTGCGCCGATATTTGTATCGACGCGCGTCCAGGTTGGCGTGGTACTTGTCCCATTCGTCGTCATGTAAATTTGGCTGTTTTTGTGACCCACCCAAATCACGTTCGAGTTGCTCGGTGCAATGGCGATTGCATTGATTCCACTACCAATCGAAGACTTAATCGCCGTCCATTGCGGACCACCTGTCAGACTGTTATAGACGTACGGCGTCCGAACATCGTTGCTAACCCAGAGCGAAAGGTCGCCTACGAAAAGCCGATTGGCGTTATTAGGATCGAGCAGGATAGGCGCAATGAAACTACCTACCCTATTGCACGCGTCGTCAATCCGATACGGTGCCGCGCGGCAAGTCCAGGCACTACCGTCCCAATAGGTCCCCCAAATGGAATCTGAATCACCCACTCCACCAGTGTCGGAGCGATGCACTTGACCGTAGATATACTCATTGTAGAGGTAATTAGGATTCGTCGGATCAGCGGCGGACTTGCCACCATCACCACCACTAAAAAAGGTCCAAGCATTGGCTCCGCCGGCAGGAGTGTACACCGTTGCCCCATTATCCTGACTGCCGCCGATCAAGACACCGTTGTTGTTGCCTGCGACGCCGTAGAATTGCGTAATGCCCAGGTTGTTGTTCATATAGACCCAACCCAGGTTCATATCCGCATTCGTCCCAGCCGTGGTGATATCGGCGGTATAGTACATGCCTCCATCGTTGCCATTGAGCAGGGCGAGGTTAGAGCCGGGTATAGATACAAGCGCGTGATGATCGGCATGGGGTGAGGGTGGGTTTCTATAATGCCATGAATAACCCCAGTAAGCGATCTTGGTAAACGTCGCTCCACCGTCAGTGGACTTGTACATATCCACACCGGCGACGACGACAAAGTTCGGGTCGTCTGGTTTCACCCAAATCGCGTTGTCGTAATCGCCTTGAGTAGCCAGTAACTGCTGACCCGTGTTCACGCGGGTGTAGGTATGTCCACCATCCGTACTCTTGTACACGTCACCCGAGTTTTGATTCACACTGGCATAAACGATGGAGGGATTACTGGGCGAGTATGCCAGCTCAACGCGTCCAGAGATGGCGGGAGTGAAGGTCGCGGCTGCCCAGCCAGATGCACCGCCACCTGTCGTATACCAAGAGTAACCGACCGCGCCAGCCACGGCGTTATTGCTGTTCGTCGGGTCAAATTTTACATCCCGCCAGCTAGTGGTCACGCGTCGCGTCCAAGAAGTGCCGCCATCGGTACTGTGATAGAGACCGGTGCCGGTCGCCGCCAGCAGATTTGCGCCATTTTGTGAGATAGCGAGCCGGTTCACAAAATACCACTGATCGTTGTTCGTGCTGGTGAGTTGGGTCCAGGTGGTACCACCGTCCGTACTCTTGAAAACCCCTGCCCCGCGAAAGCCGGTGCCCGAGGTTTCACCCGTGCCGGCGTACATCACGTTGGCGTTGGTCGGATCCACGATCAAACTACTGATCCCCAGGTTCGCCATCCAATCGTCAATCGACGACCAAGTGGTGCTGGTCGAACAGCAGTTGGTTGTCTTCCAGAGACCGCCAGAGACACTGCCGATAAATACAGTACTGGCACTGAGCGGCAGAATCGAGCGGATACGCCCGCCAACATTGCTTGGACCAGCAAAAGTCCAACTCACATTATCAATGCCGGCTACGCGTGGCGCACGCGCGTGCTGTTGCACCATGGACTTGCGCGTGTTCAGCGCATTGATGAGCGCACCATCGGGAATCTGTCCGCTCTTGTCTTTCATCTGATCAAAGCGCCATTGAAAGTATTCCTCAATGGTCGCGGCTTCGTTTTCTTCTCCTTGCTCGACGGATTGCGCGTTCCATACGGCAGAATTCGAGAACGCGAAGAACAACCCGCCCATAATCGTCAATAGGACAAAAAGGATTCGCCGATTGGTTAAGGAAAACAGCTTGGACATGGAGTATTCTCCCTTTTTGATTTAGAGACGCTGATTATTGACCGTCCTTATGGGACGGCTTGGATTGGAAATACCCAGCGAACAATGTTCGGCGGACAGGGCGTGCCGCCCGGACACGGCGGCGGGATACTTTCCAAAACAATCTCGGTGTGACCCGCCGCAATCACGCGGAAAAACCAACCGCTCGCGCCCGGTTTCTTCATCTTTTCCGGCAGTGTGAGCGCGAGCAAGACTTGATCATAATAGTTGACGTTCCATTCATAGCCGGGAAAATCCACGACATTGATAATCTGTCCCACCTTAACCGTCGTCGCGATCTGATGGTGTGACTCTGTGAGCACCACATCGGCGCGAATGGTCGTCGCTATTGGGGTCACAGCAATTGGAGTTGGCGAAGCAGATGCCGGCGATGCGCTACCTGGAACACGCGTTGCCGCCGCGGTCGGCGTCGCACTCGCGGGAACGGTTGGCGTAGCACACGCGCCAAGCAGCAACAATGCCACCCACCAAACGATTATCGCTTTGCCATTTCCCTCGATCCGCTTGACCTTATCCATCGCGCCCCAGTTGGTTTTGCACCGCAGGTTTTGATTTAGCCGCTATTTCACATTCGCCAAACTCGGTTTGCAGGAACTGAACCAGCGCATCTAAATTGGGAAACGAATAATAATCGCCGGTCATCGTGCTTTGCACCGATGCCACCCAGGTGTGCCGGTTTTCCGTCTGCATCCGGCGAAGTCGCAACAGGAACGAGGCATAACGTGGCTTGGAATCCAACATGCTAAATGATCTCCTCTTGTGTAACAACATACACTAGCCCTATCACGAAATTATCACCGGTCATCACTGTCCCACATCGCCTTGATTCAGCCGAAAGTATTCCTGGGTCTGGCTCGCCGCCGAGCGGATGGCATCATTCACGGAAGCGTCGCCGTAGAACGCGCGTTTGATTTCTTGATTGAGTGCATCCTCGATGTCGAGCCAGGTCGTCATGATCGGCACGCGGCGAATGTGCGGCGCCATGTCCAAATAAACGCGATTGCTCGCCGGCGCAAGCTTCGAACTGAGGAACAACGGCGATTCGGCGACGGACTTGAGCGACGGTACGGTGCGCCCCGAAGCAACAATGATTTTCTGTCCCTCACTGCTGTTGGCGAATTCGACGAATGCCCACGCCGCCGATTTATTCTTTGAATCGCGGGCGATGCAATAGCCATCGCTGTGCAACATCGTCGCGACATTATTGTCGCCCGGCAGCGGCGCGATGTCCCACTCGAAATCTTTGATCGTGTCGCGCAATTCAGGCGTGATGGAGCGACTCTGCAAAAGCATACCTAACGTGCCGTGCTGAAATCGCGATTGAGATTTTTCGGTTGCCTCGTCGGCTTTGGAGGGAACGACATGTTCCTTCACTTGGAGATTCACAAACCATTGAAACGCTTCGCGCGACGGGACCGAATCCAGCGCGAGTCGCACCGGCTTGTTGAGATCGTCAACCAACTCGCCGCCGTGCGCCCAGATAAAAGGCGCGAGTCGCAATGCGACGGGGTCAACGCCCAAGCCGTACTGCACGACCTTGCCGTTCGCCGATTTGGTCAACGCGCGCGCGGCGCTGAGAAAATCATTCCACGTCCAGTTGCTTTTGGGGAACGGAACGTTCGCGGCGGTAAATAATTTCTTGTTGTAATAAACTTGGAGCGACGACAAATTTTGGGGAAGGCAGTATTGCTTGCCCTTGAACTTGAACGCGTCGAGCGCGACGGAATAGAAATCGGCTGGCTCGATGACCTGGCTCTCCGCGATAAATCCATCCACTGGTTCGAGCACGCCTTTGATCGCGAACTGACCAAAGCGGCGATAGTTAATCAGGAATACATCGGGCGGCGTCTTGGCGGCGAAATCGGCGGCGAGGCGTTTCAAGAATTGCGCGCTGTCGGGAACGTTGTTGATCGTGACCTTGATGTTGGGTTGAACCTTGGCGAACGCGTCAACGAGTTGCTGATAGCCCGCCGCTCCTTCCGGCGTATCACTCAGCACCAGCACAATCTCACCTTTGGGCGCGCCGGGTACGGCAGAAATTGCCGTTGAAGCGACAGGCGCGCACGCGACCATCGCGCAGACGAACAGTAAAAACAGAATCGTTCTTTTCATTGTGTTATTCCATGAGCGCGCATTGCTGCCGCGAATTTTGATTTCACCGCAGAGACGCGGAGGACGCTGAGTTTTTCTATATGAATTTCTCCGCGCCCTCTGCGCTCTCCGCGTCTCTGCGGTGAAATTTTATGAGTCATAGCCAAATGAGTTACGTTCGATTTTGCTTTGTCGTGCGGACGGTTCGCACGAGTTCGATCTGCTCTTGCAAAAAGAAGCGTTGCGCGAATGCAAAGAGCAGGACGATCGGCGCGACCATAATGACCGACGCCGCCATCAACACGGGATAGTTGGAGTGCGCCAGTTGTTGCAATGTTTGGAGTCCGACGGGCAAGGTATAATTCGACGGCGAGCGAAGGTACAACAACGGACTGACGTAATCGTTCCAAAAGAACGTGAATGCCAGCATCGCCACCGTGATCACACACGGCACTGCCGAAGGCAGCGCAATCGAATACCAAATCCGCAATGGGCTTGCGCCCTCGACCTGCGCTGATTCGTACACATCACGCGAGACGCGCAAGAACGCGAGATAGAAAAGCAAAACGTAGAACGGACTCGCACCCATCAACGCCGGAGCGATCAACGTTGCGAACGAATCAATCCAGCCCAGTTGGACAAAGAACAGGAATCGCGGGATCCAAACCGTCGGCGGCGGCACGAGCAACCACGCGAGGCACAGCCCGAACAAGAATACCTGGGCGCGCTTGGACAACTGCGACATGGCGAACCCAGCCCAGGATGCGGTCACCACCGTGAGTGGGACGGCGAACACAACGACGACCAAGGAATTCAAAAGAAATCTGCCGAGCGGCACATAGCGATTGAGCGCGAATAAATAATTCTCCAACGCAAACGGTGGCGCAAAAAATTCCAGACGATTCGGCGGAGGCACGGTAGTCGGTCGGAGGGAATATGAGAGCATCCAGACGAGCGGGAAAGCGAAAACGATGACGAGCGCGCCGAGCCACGCCCAGGTGATTAATCTCCGAGACAGTCGGAGAGACCGACAGAAACCTGGTTTCTCGAAGAAACCTGGTTTCTGCGCCCGTACGAATAAATTGCTACCGTCGTGTTTCATCATTCTGGGTCCGCGAGGAGTGACTGCATGCCGATGTACACCGCCGTCACCAGGTACAGGATGATTGTCCCTGCCGCGCCATAGCCATATCGGAACAAACCGAACGACTCGTCAACGATATAGTGGGGCAAGAAAAAAGTCGCATAGTACGGACCGGTTTCCGTCGTAATGAGTCCGGGCACGAACGTTCCTTGAAACGAAAGCGCAGTATCGCGAAACGAAAGCAAAAACAGCGCGGGCGCTATGAGCGGCAATACGATTCGGCGAAAAATCTGGAACCGATTCGCGCCATCAAGCGCGGCAGATTCAAACAGTTCGCGTGGAATCGTTTGCAGCATTGCCAACATCAACACAAACCCTTCGCCGAGTTGAAACAACCACATGACCACGATGGAACCGCGCGCGGTCAACGGCTCTTGCAGCCAGGCAACACTGGGCAAACCCATCGCGTTGAGCGCAAGGTTGAGCGGTCCAAATCCTGGGTTGAGAATGAGAAGCCAAACCATCGCGTACGCGACTTCGGGGATGATCGTCGGCAAGTAAACCGTGGCGCGCGCGATTTCAAACGCGCGTCCGCTTTTATTCAACGCAAGCGCAAGGAGGAACGCGCCAGCCACGCGTAAGGGCACCGCAATCGCGCCAAACCACAGCGAATTGTAGAGCGCGCGTTTAGAGCGCGGATCGGCAAAGAAATTCTGAAAGTTGGCAAAATCATTCCACCGAGGCGGGGAAAAAATATCGTACTGCGCGAACGCCAGTCCAATCGTTACAAAGACGGGAACGAGCACAAGCAATGCGCCCACGATGAGAAAAGGCGCGAGCAAGAGACGCAATTGCCACTTGTAGGAAAATAACCGAAGCGAGCGGGAAAGATGCATAGAACACCAGTTGGCGCGATGAATGTCGGCGGACAGCATACACCGGCGCTATCACGAAATTATCACCGGTCATCACGGGGCAATTGAATTTGACAGGAGAACTTGCTCCGCGTATGATTCGTCGCGCTTGCGCCCAGAACCGAAGATGAATCGGAATACGCGTCGGGTTTGGATAATTGGAGCGATCAGCGTCGAGACCCTCCAATTCCCGCGCGGCTGAACTGATACAGGAACATGCAATGCCCCATCTCTCGCTCTCTCTGCTAGGCGGTTTCCAAGTACGCTTGAATGGCGAACAACTAACCGCGTTTGGCAGCGACAAGGTTCGCGCGCTCCTTGCTTTCTTGGCGGTCGAATCCGCTCGCCCCCATCGCCGCGCCGAATTGGGCGCGATGCTTTGGCACAACCTGCCCGAAAAAAAAGCCGCCCACAATCTAAGTCAGACCTTGCTTCGGCTACGCAACGCCCTCCGCGAGCAAGCGAGCGCGCGTCGTTCCTCGCGCCAACCGTTCTTGTTGATCACCAACCAGGACGTTCAGTTCAATCCTCTTTCCGACTACAAGCTCGACGTTGCCCTATTCGACCAACTGCTCCAAGCACACCGGCAACACCAACACCAAAACGCGGCAACCTGTGCGGTCTGTATGCAATGGTTGCATCAAGCCACCAATCTCTATCGCGGCGACTTGCTCGCCGGTTTCTTTGTCCGCGACAGTCTCGGCTTTGAAGAGTGGCGACTCGCGCGGCAAGAAGCACTGCACCGGCAAATGCTGGAAGCGCTTGCCCAGTTGACCGCCGATCATGAGCGGCGCGGCGAGTACGAGCAAGTCAAGAATTATGCGCGGCGTCAGGTGACGCTTGAGCCATGGGGTGAACAGGCATATTTACAATTGATGCGCGCGCTGGTCCGCACTGGTCAACCCGCGGCGGCGCTGGAACAGTACGAGACCTACCGAAACATACTTGCGGCGGAATTGGAAATCGAGCCTTCCGCCGAAGCGACCGCGCTGTACGCGGAAATCAAAGGCGCGGAGAGCACGCGACCCGGCAACAAGGAGACGCGGCAGAGCGATGGGGACCCGCTCGGGGCGCAAGGGGAACGGCGACAGGTAACCGTGGTAGTGTGTGGACACGCAAATGTGGACATAAGGCGTGATCCTGAAACATTGCACGAACATTTGTCATTTTGCCGGCATCACTGCGAGAGCACCCTCAGCCGGTTCGGCGGCTATCGAATGCGGCGGCAAGGTGACAAGTGCTTGATCCTTTTTGGATACCCGCAAGCATTGGAGGATGCTCCGCGCCGCGCCGTAGACGCCGGACTCGCAATGGCAAAGACGTTGGAAGGCAACCGCGCCGTATCCATCGGGATTCATACGGACGTGATGATTGTGGGCGAGCGACGCGGGCAGCGATTGGAGGACCGCGACCTGTTTGGCGACGCGCCCAATCGCGCGCGCGCCTGCCAGAGCCAAGCAGAACCTGGCGCGGTCCTAATAACGGAAGAAGCCGCGCGACTAGTGCGCGGTTGGTTTGACTACGAGCCGTTGGAGATACAAGGAGCGGCGGGACTCAGTCAACCGACGCAAGTCTACCTGGTGCGCGGGCGAAGCGGAGCGCAAAGCCGGCTCGAATGGCTCGCGCAGACTCGCTGCCTCACTGCTTTTATCGGTCGCGAACCGGAACTGGATCAATTGATGGCTTGCCGAAATCAGGCTCGGCGTGGTCACGGGCAGATTGTCCTCGTCAGCGGTGAACCGGGTATTGGCAAATCGCGGCTGTTGTTCGAACTCAAAGCACGATTCCTGGAACAGCACCCAGACCGGCAAACCATCTCCGCCCAAGGCACGCCGATCTGGGTGGAGAGTCGTTGCTCGCCCTATTTTCAAAACACGAGTTTGTATCCGATCATCACTCTGCTCGAACAAATGCTCGGCTTTGAGACGGATGACAGTCTTGAGGTCAAACATGACAAGCTCTCGCTCACACTCGCGCGCTATGACTTGGTCTCCTCCGCCGAATGGCTTTTGTCGCTCTTGCTTGGACTGCCCACCAATCCGCCTGCGCCACAAACGATCACCGCGGCACAGCGCGAACGGATGCGCGAAATTTTTGTCGCGCTACTGAAAAAGCAGTCCGCCACATTTCCTCTGGTATTGGTGATCGAGGATTTGCATTGGAGCGATCCCTCCACAATCGAATGGCTCAACCATACCTTCGATTCACTCGCCGCCATTCCCTGTTTCGCACTGCTTACTTTTCGTCCCAGTTTCGCTCCGCCTTGGTTGCCGCGCGAACACCTGGTTCGGCTCGCCCTTGGACCTCTAAACGCGAACCAGACGATGCAGATGGTATCGTCTCTCATCGGCGATGCGAGTTCCTTGCGCGACGAGGTTCGCCAGCGCATCGTCACCCAAACCGACGGCATCCCGCTCTTTGTCGAAGAACTGACCGAAGCGCTAATCGAAGATCAGAATTTGAAGGTTGCGCTCCCCGCGACTCTGCGCGACTCGCTGATGGCGCGCCTCGATCATGTGGGCGCGGCGAAAGAAACCGCTCTGTGGGCGGCGACCCTGGGTCGCGATTTTTCCTACCCTGTTCTACACGCCGTCGCGCCATTTGACGAACGGCGATTGCAAAGCGACCTAGCCCGGCTCATAGACGCGGGACTGGTCTATCCGCAGAACCAGGTGGCGTATAGCTTCAAGCATGGTCTGGTGCAGGAAGCGGCGTATGCCTCGTTGCTCACGCGCACACG containing:
- a CDS encoding sugar ABC transporter substrate-binding protein; translated protein: MKRTILFLLFVCAMVACAPVASTAISAVPGAPKGEIVLVLSDTPEGAAGYQQLVDAFAKVQPNIKVTINNVPDSAQFLKRLAADFAAKTPPDVFLINYRRFGQFAIKGVLEPVDGFIAESQVIEPADFYSVALDAFKFKGKQYCLPQNLSSLQVYYNKKLFTAANVPFPKSNWTWNDFLSAARALTKSANGKVVQYGLGVDPVALRLAPFIWAHGGELVDDLNKPVRLALDSVPSREAFQWFVNLQVKEHVVPSKADEATEKSQSRFQHGTLGMLLQSRSITPELRDTIKDFEWDIAPLPGDNNVATMLHSDGYCIARDSKNKSAAWAFVEFANSSEGQKIIVASGRTVPSLKSVAESPLFLSSKLAPASNRVYLDMAPHIRRVPIMTTWLDIEDALNQEIKRAFYGDASVNDAIRSAASQTQEYFRLNQGDVGQ
- a CDS encoding carbohydrate ABC transporter permease; this translates as MKHDGSNLFVRAQKPGFFEKPGFCRSLRLSRRLITWAWLGALVIVFAFPLVWMLSYSLRPTTVPPPNRLEFFAPPFALENYLFALNRYVPLGRFLLNSLVVVVFAVPLTVVTASWAGFAMSQLSKRAQVFLFGLCLAWLLVPPPTVWIPRFLFFVQLGWIDSFATLIAPALMGASPFYVLLFYLAFLRVSRDVYESAQVEGASPLRIWYSIALPSAVPCVITVAMLAFTFFWNDYVSPLLYLRSPSNYTLPVGLQTLQQLAHSNYPVLMAASVIMVAPIVLLFAFAQRFFLQEQIELVRTVRTTKQNRT
- a CDS encoding sugar ABC transporter permease; translated protein: MHLSRSLRLFSYKWQLRLLLAPFLIVGALLVLVPVFVTIGLAFAQYDIFSPPRWNDFANFQNFFADPRSKRALYNSLWFGAIAVPLRVAGAFLLALALNKSGRAFEIARATVYLPTIIPEVAYAMVWLLILNPGFGPLNLALNAMGLPSVAWLQEPLTARGSIVVMWLFQLGEGFVLMLAMLQTIPRELFESAALDGANRFQIFRRIVLPLIAPALFLLSFRDTALSFQGTFVPGLITTETGPYYATFFLPHYIVDESFGLFRYGYGAAGTIILYLVTAVYIGMQSLLADPE
- a CDS encoding protease inhibitor I42 family protein, coding for MDKVKRIEGNGKAIIVWWVALLLLGACATPTVPASATPTAAATRVPGSASPASASPTPIAVTPIATTIRADVVLTESHHQIATTVKVGQIINVVDFPGYEWNVNYYDQVLLALTLPEKMKKPGASGWFFRVIAAGHTEIVLESIPPPCPGGTPCPPNIVRWVFPIQAVP
- a CDS encoding AAA family ATPase, with amino-acid sequence MPHLSLSLLGGFQVRLNGEQLTAFGSDKVRALLAFLAVESARPHRRAELGAMLWHNLPEKKAAHNLSQTLLRLRNALREQASARRSSRQPFLLITNQDVQFNPLSDYKLDVALFDQLLQAHRQHQHQNAATCAVCMQWLHQATNLYRGDLLAGFFVRDSLGFEEWRLARQEALHRQMLEALAQLTADHERRGEYEQVKNYARRQVTLEPWGEQAYLQLMRALVRTGQPAAALEQYETYRNILAAELEIEPSAEATALYAEIKGAESTRPGNKETRQSDGDPLGAQGERRQVTVVVCGHANVDIRRDPETLHEHLSFCRHHCESTLSRFGGYRMRRQGDKCLILFGYPQALEDAPRRAVDAGLAMAKTLEGNRAVSIGIHTDVMIVGERRGQRLEDRDLFGDAPNRARACQSQAEPGAVLITEEAARLVRGWFDYEPLEIQGAAGLSQPTQVYLVRGRSGAQSRLEWLAQTRCLTAFIGREPELDQLMACRNQARRGHGQIVLVSGEPGIGKSRLLFELKARFLEQHPDRQTISAQGTPIWVESRCSPYFQNTSLYPIITLLEQMLGFETDDSLEVKHDKLSLTLARYDLVSSAEWLLSLLLGLPTNPPAPQTITAAQRERMREIFVALLKKQSATFPLVLVIEDLHWSDPSTIEWLNHTFDSLAAIPCFALLTFRPSFAPPWLPREHLVRLALGPLNANQTMQMVSSLIGDASSLRDEVRQRIVTQTDGIPLFVEELTEALIEDQNLKVALPATLRDSLMARLDHVGAAKETALWAATLGRDFSYPVLHAVAPFDERRLQSDLARLIDAGLVYPQNQVAYSFKHGLVQEAAYASLLTRTRQDYHRRIAETLETRFPKTAETQPEVLAHHYANAGLPTQAIDYWLRAGEQATEHGATQEAKVFFDRALEQIEPTDRERRWRALYGRETVLNLREVRAAQKKDIEALLELADACENDDWRAQAFRRQAQYAARMNDHQLMLRASEAAIVAAVRAGDHVIEVQMLSGKAQALTRLKQWNAAREAVEDTLAKLPGVADEGVQAGVLVGIAVYFADAGDLSRALLFMQQSRETVRRMGDRYRESRFNVNVGILSAQLGDWADARAAFEEGLALAESLGDLASQTTYRYNLSHVYWQSGDRDRARAIGEQALLELRTTGYRTHSLAVCLTHLGFILEDAGDYAAAAAYLAEARAVYASVGAKPRGTNVQAVEARCMLKQGQREQAQQLAAEVWAYLRERGSDRVDNPSRAYLCVADVASVIEIPGLSPREVIEAGYRDLMQRAEKISDAEWRQSFLENVNENRAIMERWKKMQ